The Salmo salar chromosome ssa06, Ssal_v3.1, whole genome shotgun sequence genome window below encodes:
- the LOC106593053 gene encoding homologous recombination OB-fold protein isoform X3: protein MQGTVHRRLLEDRLGELKTGAVLLLKQVGVFSPSHRNHYLNVTPNNLLRIYPPDGSTLSSTQTQLLPLHLEPMLESPDQSSSVPGVPVSQMELFYDDEEDVRAPLVSADSGAGSSSVPQGPPAAPLDLSWDAYDLDELLGELPVESYCL, encoded by the exons ATGCAGGGCACAGTGCACCGGCGCCTCCTAGAGGACAGACTAGGGGAGCTCAAGACAGGGGCTGTACTGCTGCTCAAACAG GTGGGTGTGTTCTCTCCATCCCACCGTAACCACTACCTGAACGTGACACCCAACAACCTCCTGAGAATCTACCCTCCTGACGGCTCGACCCTGTCCTCCACACAGACCCAGCTGCTCCCACTCCACCTG GAGCCAATGTTGGAATCACCTGATCAGTCCTCCAGTGTCCCAGGAGTCCCTGTGTCTCAGATGGAGTTGTTCTATGATGATGAAGAGGATGTTCGGGCCCCACTGGTCTCTGCAGACTCTGGAGCTGGCTCCTCTAGTGTTCCGCAGGGCCCCCCTGCTGCACCACTGGACCTGTCCTGGGACGCAT ATGACCTTGATGAGCTTCTTGGGGAGTTGCCTGTTGAGTCCTACTGCCTCTGA
- the LOC106593053 gene encoding homologous recombination OB-fold protein isoform X1, translated as MTVPTACGGAQTRPNVGLRGFSTSNQTSGLPSSNILHRSSFPGPFASPRPDPSATFLLAPPQSPVFPGLTMASSPFPRPVTPRPVRVLPSQVQRPWATPLAQGCSLFDPISPAPSSRFGEPMPSPSLTPHSLHTPLFTNHLIQLVSNSNKTPQRPHSDHIRPNTRRFPGPAGILPQQQLRGQSLDDIVVAIPQTPAHGAVARLPSQVPSSQNEEEDFSGGPWAAMKAEMGLDERNSSCFLHSYSVAMVLRKAVLKQLAKNKVPNMAVVLKSILHTHADAKAVFKGSHREGLLVERCRAQCTGAS; from the exons ATGACTGTGCCCACAGCCTGTGGTGGTGCTCAAACCAGGCCCAATGTGGGTCTGAGAGGATTCAGTACCTCTAACCAAACTTCTGGTCTTCCCAGTAGTAATATACTCCACAGGTCCTCATTCCCTGGCCCCTTCGCCTCTCCCCGCCCTGATCCTAGTGCTACTTTCCTCCTAGCTCCACCCCAGAGCCCAGTGTTTCCTGGCCTCACCATGGCCTCCAGCCCCTTCCCCAGGCCTGTGACCCCCAGGCCAGTCAGAGTGCTTCCTTCCCAGGTACAGAGGCCCTGGGCTACACCTCTGGCTCAGGGATGCAGCCTTTTTGACCCCATCTCCCCAGCCCCCTCTAGTAGGTTTGGTGAACCCATGCCTTCCCCCAGTCTCACCCCCCATTCCCTCCACACGCCCCTCTTCACTAACCACTTGATTCAGCTGGTGTCCAACTCCAACAAGACCCCACAGAGACCCCATTCTGACCACATCCGGCCCAATACCCGCCGCTTCCCCGGGCCTGCAGGAATCCTACCACAACAG CAGCTCCGTGGGCAGAGCCTGGATGACATTGTGGTGGCCATTCCTCAGACACCTGCACATGGGGCCGTGGCTCGACTGCCCAGTCAG GTTCCCAGCTCTCAGAATGAGGAAGAGGATTTCAGTGGAGGTCCGTGGGCAGCGATGAAGGCAGAGATGGGATTGGACGAAAGGAACTCCTCCTGTTTTCTGCACTCTTACAGCGTGGCCATGGTCCTCCGCAAG gcgGTCCTGAAACAGCTGGCGAAGAACAAGGTCCCCAACATGGCTGTGGTACTAAAGAGCATCCTCCACACACACGCTGATGCCAAGGCTGTGTTCAAGGGATCCCACAGGGAAGGCCTACTGGTG gAGAGATGCAGGGCACAGTGCACCGGCGCCTCCTAG
- the LOC106593053 gene encoding homologous recombination OB-fold protein isoform X2, protein MTVPTACGGAQTRPNVGLRGFSTSNQTSGLPSSNILHRSSFPGPFASPRPDPSATFLLAPPQSPVFPGLTMASSPFPRPVTPRPVRVLPSQVQRPWATPLAQGCSLFDPISPAPSSRFGEPMPSPSLTPHSLHTPLFTNHLIQLVSNSNKTPQRPHSDHIRPNTRRFPGPAGILPQQLRGQSLDDIVVAIPQTPAHGAVARLPSQVPSSQNEEEDFSGGPWAAMKAEMGLDERNSSCFLHSYSVAMVLRKAVLKQLAKNKVPNMAVVLKSILHTHADAKAVFKGSHREGLLVERCRAQCTGAS, encoded by the exons ATGACTGTGCCCACAGCCTGTGGTGGTGCTCAAACCAGGCCCAATGTGGGTCTGAGAGGATTCAGTACCTCTAACCAAACTTCTGGTCTTCCCAGTAGTAATATACTCCACAGGTCCTCATTCCCTGGCCCCTTCGCCTCTCCCCGCCCTGATCCTAGTGCTACTTTCCTCCTAGCTCCACCCCAGAGCCCAGTGTTTCCTGGCCTCACCATGGCCTCCAGCCCCTTCCCCAGGCCTGTGACCCCCAGGCCAGTCAGAGTGCTTCCTTCCCAGGTACAGAGGCCCTGGGCTACACCTCTGGCTCAGGGATGCAGCCTTTTTGACCCCATCTCCCCAGCCCCCTCTAGTAGGTTTGGTGAACCCATGCCTTCCCCCAGTCTCACCCCCCATTCCCTCCACACGCCCCTCTTCACTAACCACTTGATTCAGCTGGTGTCCAACTCCAACAAGACCCCACAGAGACCCCATTCTGACCACATCCGGCCCAATACCCGCCGCTTCCCCGGGCCTGCAGGAATCCTACCACAACAG CTCCGTGGGCAGAGCCTGGATGACATTGTGGTGGCCATTCCTCAGACACCTGCACATGGGGCCGTGGCTCGACTGCCCAGTCAG GTTCCCAGCTCTCAGAATGAGGAAGAGGATTTCAGTGGAGGTCCGTGGGCAGCGATGAAGGCAGAGATGGGATTGGACGAAAGGAACTCCTCCTGTTTTCTGCACTCTTACAGCGTGGCCATGGTCCTCCGCAAG gcgGTCCTGAAACAGCTGGCGAAGAACAAGGTCCCCAACATGGCTGTGGTACTAAAGAGCATCCTCCACACACACGCTGATGCCAAGGCTGTGTTCAAGGGATCCCACAGGGAAGGCCTACTGGTG gAGAGATGCAGGGCACAGTGCACCGGCGCCTCCTAG
- the LOC106593052 gene encoding ankyrin repeat and SOCS box protein 16 isoform X3 — MSRDTFAFSSAALHSLKVDQELQEWEDKRQALAHRRAMSRPPVSRASRPPPRQQRGLQEIRVYEARCRDTTIHNTFMCGDMKGVHTVLKDPCMVNALMETVHEEMMWAPELGMWTMSSKIKQTSALRLAASKGHSGCVEELLFRGAEVDADPGGSTALHDACIGGHDSCVQLLLAHGADPDLLAEDGSAPLHLCSTAQTFQCAELLVMGGAEVNVLTSETKLTPLHVVARRGLEEHVKLFLSHGADVSARNREGETPLNAACGGAERPAEAGRYLRVVQMLLGAGADPCTAGRKHHTPLHNACSNCSPRIVEILLQHGAKADVQNCAGYTPMDCLLQVVEDYPDQHPEAVARSLLNHGAKAGKSLLSPSLLEPSNVLFPFPHHPSPSLPDAPGFL, encoded by the exons ATGTCCAGGGACACATTTGCCTTCAGCTCTGCCGCCTTGCATTCTCTGAAAGTGGATCAGGAGCTCCAGGAGTGGGAGGATAAGCGGCAGGCATTGGCTCACAGGAGGGCCATGAGCCGGCCACCTGTGTCCCGGGCCTCCAGACCCCCTCCCAGACAGCAGCGGGGCCTCCAGGAGATCCGGGTCTATGAGGCCCGATGCAGAGACACCACAATCCACAACACATTCATGTGTGGGGACATGAAGGGAGTGCACACTGTGTTAAAGGACCCCTGCATGGTCAACGCACTGATGGAAACAGTACATGAGGAGATGATGTGGGCTCCAGAGCTGG GGATGTGGACCATGAGCTCCAAGATCAAGCAGACATCTGCATTGCGTCTGGCAGCCAGCAAGGGACACTCAGGCTGTGTGGAGGAGCTGCTGTTTCGAGGGGCGGAGGTGGATGCTGACCCTGGTGGCAGCACAGCCCTGCATGATGCCTGTATAGGTGGCCATGACAGCTGTGTCCAGCTGCTGCTAGCCCACGGAGCAGACCCTGACCTGCTGGCAGAAGACGGCAGTGCACCCCTTCACCTCTGCAGCACAGCCCAGACATTTCA GTGTGCTGAGCTGCTGGTTATGGGTGGGGCAGAGGTCAATGTGTTGACCAGTGAAACAAAGCTAACGCCCCTCCATGTGGTGGCTCGTCGGGGTCTGGAGGAGCATGTGAAGCTCTTTCTGTCCCATGGAGCTGACGTGTCAGCCAGGAACCGTGAGGGGGAGACCCCCCTGAATGCAGCCTGTGGTGGGGCTGAGAGGCCTGCCGAGGCTGGGCGGTACCTCCGCGTGGTCCAGATGCTACTGGGAGCTGGGGCTGACCCCTGCACTGCAGGCAGGAAACACCACACACCTCTACACAACGCCTGTAGTAACTGCAGCCCACGCATTGTAGAAATTTTACTACAACATGGAGCCAAAGCAGATGTGCAGAACTGTGCAGGATACACACCCATGGACTGTCTGTTACAG GTGGTGGAGGACTATCCAGACCAGCATCCTGAGGCTGTAGCACGCTCCCTCCTAAATCACGGTGCCAAGGCCGGTAAAAGCTTG CTCTCTCCTTCACTGCTTGAACCATCTaatgtcctcttccctttcccaCACCATCCctcaccatctctcccagacGCACCAGGGTTTCTTTGA
- the LOC106593052 gene encoding ankyrin repeat and SOCS box protein 16 isoform X1 gives MSRDTFAFSSAALHSLKVDQELQEWEDKRQALAHRRAMSRPPVSRASRPPPRQQRGLQEIRVYEARCRDTTIHNTFMCGDMKGVHTVLKDPCMVNALMETVHEEMMWAPELGMWTMSSKIKQTSALRLAASKGHSGCVEELLFRGAEVDADPGGSTALHDACIGGHDSCVQLLLAHGADPDLLAEDGSAPLHLCSTAQTFQCAELLVMGGAEVNVLTSETKLTPLHVVARRGLEEHVKLFLSHGADVSARNREGETPLNAACGGAERPAEAGRYLRVVQMLLGAGADPCTAGRKHHTPLHNACSNCSPRIVEILLQHGAKADVQNCAGYTPMDCLLQVVEDYPDQHPEAVARSLLNHGAKAGKSLMLKPCLLSPATLEVMLNCYAVVPSCEEWMQSIPLEIHETHQGFFDSVRQMTSQPRSLQHLCRCALRRHLGKGIDATISRLDIPSSLMEYLLLRNDGEIR, from the exons ATGTCCAGGGACACATTTGCCTTCAGCTCTGCCGCCTTGCATTCTCTGAAAGTGGATCAGGAGCTCCAGGAGTGGGAGGATAAGCGGCAGGCATTGGCTCACAGGAGGGCCATGAGCCGGCCACCTGTGTCCCGGGCCTCCAGACCCCCTCCCAGACAGCAGCGGGGCCTCCAGGAGATCCGGGTCTATGAGGCCCGATGCAGAGACACCACAATCCACAACACATTCATGTGTGGGGACATGAAGGGAGTGCACACTGTGTTAAAGGACCCCTGCATGGTCAACGCACTGATGGAAACAGTACATGAGGAGATGATGTGGGCTCCAGAGCTGG GGATGTGGACCATGAGCTCCAAGATCAAGCAGACATCTGCATTGCGTCTGGCAGCCAGCAAGGGACACTCAGGCTGTGTGGAGGAGCTGCTGTTTCGAGGGGCGGAGGTGGATGCTGACCCTGGTGGCAGCACAGCCCTGCATGATGCCTGTATAGGTGGCCATGACAGCTGTGTCCAGCTGCTGCTAGCCCACGGAGCAGACCCTGACCTGCTGGCAGAAGACGGCAGTGCACCCCTTCACCTCTGCAGCACAGCCCAGACATTTCA GTGTGCTGAGCTGCTGGTTATGGGTGGGGCAGAGGTCAATGTGTTGACCAGTGAAACAAAGCTAACGCCCCTCCATGTGGTGGCTCGTCGGGGTCTGGAGGAGCATGTGAAGCTCTTTCTGTCCCATGGAGCTGACGTGTCAGCCAGGAACCGTGAGGGGGAGACCCCCCTGAATGCAGCCTGTGGTGGGGCTGAGAGGCCTGCCGAGGCTGGGCGGTACCTCCGCGTGGTCCAGATGCTACTGGGAGCTGGGGCTGACCCCTGCACTGCAGGCAGGAAACACCACACACCTCTACACAACGCCTGTAGTAACTGCAGCCCACGCATTGTAGAAATTTTACTACAACATGGAGCCAAAGCAGATGTGCAGAACTGTGCAGGATACACACCCATGGACTGTCTGTTACAG GTGGTGGAGGACTATCCAGACCAGCATCCTGAGGCTGTAGCACGCTCCCTCCTAAATCACGGTGCCAAGGCCGGTAAAAGCTTG ATGCTGAAaccctgcctcctctcccctgccACTCTGGAGGTAATGCTGAACTGCTATGCTGTTGTCCCTTCCTGTGAGGAATGGATGCAGTCTATCCCTCTTGAGATACATGAG acGCACCAGGGTTTCTTTGACTCTGTGAGGCAGATGACTAGCCAGCCCCGCTCCCTGCAGCACCTATGCCGCTGTGCTCTGCGCCGCCACTTAGGAAAAGGTATCGACGCAACTATCAGTAGATTGGACATCCCCAGCTCTCTGATGGAGTATCTACTACTTCGGAATGACGGGGAGATCCGGTGA
- the LOC106593052 gene encoding ankyrin repeat and SOCS box protein 16 isoform X4 — protein MSRDTFAFSSAALHSLKVDQELQEWEDKRQALAHRRAMSRPPVSRASRPPPRQQRGLQEIRVYEARCRDTTIHNTFMCGDMKGVHTVLKDPCMVNALMETVHEEMMWAPELGMWTMSSKIKQTSALRLAASKGHSGCVEELLFRGAEVDADPGGSTALHDACIGGHDSCVQLLLAHGADPDLLAEDGSAPLHLCSTAQTFQCAELLVMGGAEVNVLTSETKLTPLHVVARRGLEEHVKLFLSHGADVSARNREGETPLNAACGGAERPAEAGRYLRVVQMLLGAGADPCTAGRKHHTPLHNACSNCSPRIVEILLQHGAKADVQNCAGYTPMDCLLQVVEDYPDQHPEAVARSLLNHGAKAGKSLVCQGGQLEK, from the exons ATGTCCAGGGACACATTTGCCTTCAGCTCTGCCGCCTTGCATTCTCTGAAAGTGGATCAGGAGCTCCAGGAGTGGGAGGATAAGCGGCAGGCATTGGCTCACAGGAGGGCCATGAGCCGGCCACCTGTGTCCCGGGCCTCCAGACCCCCTCCCAGACAGCAGCGGGGCCTCCAGGAGATCCGGGTCTATGAGGCCCGATGCAGAGACACCACAATCCACAACACATTCATGTGTGGGGACATGAAGGGAGTGCACACTGTGTTAAAGGACCCCTGCATGGTCAACGCACTGATGGAAACAGTACATGAGGAGATGATGTGGGCTCCAGAGCTGG GGATGTGGACCATGAGCTCCAAGATCAAGCAGACATCTGCATTGCGTCTGGCAGCCAGCAAGGGACACTCAGGCTGTGTGGAGGAGCTGCTGTTTCGAGGGGCGGAGGTGGATGCTGACCCTGGTGGCAGCACAGCCCTGCATGATGCCTGTATAGGTGGCCATGACAGCTGTGTCCAGCTGCTGCTAGCCCACGGAGCAGACCCTGACCTGCTGGCAGAAGACGGCAGTGCACCCCTTCACCTCTGCAGCACAGCCCAGACATTTCA GTGTGCTGAGCTGCTGGTTATGGGTGGGGCAGAGGTCAATGTGTTGACCAGTGAAACAAAGCTAACGCCCCTCCATGTGGTGGCTCGTCGGGGTCTGGAGGAGCATGTGAAGCTCTTTCTGTCCCATGGAGCTGACGTGTCAGCCAGGAACCGTGAGGGGGAGACCCCCCTGAATGCAGCCTGTGGTGGGGCTGAGAGGCCTGCCGAGGCTGGGCGGTACCTCCGCGTGGTCCAGATGCTACTGGGAGCTGGGGCTGACCCCTGCACTGCAGGCAGGAAACACCACACACCTCTACACAACGCCTGTAGTAACTGCAGCCCACGCATTGTAGAAATTTTACTACAACATGGAGCCAAAGCAGATGTGCAGAACTGTGCAGGATACACACCCATGGACTGTCTGTTACAG GTGGTGGAGGACTATCCAGACCAGCATCCTGAGGCTGTAGCACGCTCCCTCCTAAATCACGGTGCCAAGGCCGGTAAAAGCTTGGTATGTCAGGGTGGGCAATTGGAAAA GTAA
- the LOC106593052 gene encoding ankyrin repeat and SOCS box protein 16 isoform X2, which translates to MSRDTFAFSSAALHSLKVDQELQEWEDKRQALAHRRAMSRPPVSRASRPPPRQQRGLQEIRVYEARCRDTTIHNTFMCGDMKGVHTVLKDPCMVNALMETVHEEMMWAPELGMWTMSSKIKQTSALRLAASKGHSGCVEELLFRGAEVDADPGGSTALHDACIGGHDSCVQLLLAHGADPDLLAEDGSAPLHLCSTAQTFQCAELLVMGGAEVNVLTSETKLTPLHVVARRGLEEHVKLFLSHGADVSARNREGETPLNAACGGAERPAEAGRYLRVVQMLLGAGADPCTAGRKHHTPLHNACSNCSPRIVEILLQHGAKADVQNCAGYTPMDCLLQVVEDYPDQHPEAVARSLLNHGAKAGKSLVMLNCYAVVPSCEEWMQSIPLEIHETHQGFFDSVRQMTSQPRSLQHLCRCALRRHLGKGIDATISRLDIPSSLMEYLLLRNDGEIR; encoded by the exons ATGTCCAGGGACACATTTGCCTTCAGCTCTGCCGCCTTGCATTCTCTGAAAGTGGATCAGGAGCTCCAGGAGTGGGAGGATAAGCGGCAGGCATTGGCTCACAGGAGGGCCATGAGCCGGCCACCTGTGTCCCGGGCCTCCAGACCCCCTCCCAGACAGCAGCGGGGCCTCCAGGAGATCCGGGTCTATGAGGCCCGATGCAGAGACACCACAATCCACAACACATTCATGTGTGGGGACATGAAGGGAGTGCACACTGTGTTAAAGGACCCCTGCATGGTCAACGCACTGATGGAAACAGTACATGAGGAGATGATGTGGGCTCCAGAGCTGG GGATGTGGACCATGAGCTCCAAGATCAAGCAGACATCTGCATTGCGTCTGGCAGCCAGCAAGGGACACTCAGGCTGTGTGGAGGAGCTGCTGTTTCGAGGGGCGGAGGTGGATGCTGACCCTGGTGGCAGCACAGCCCTGCATGATGCCTGTATAGGTGGCCATGACAGCTGTGTCCAGCTGCTGCTAGCCCACGGAGCAGACCCTGACCTGCTGGCAGAAGACGGCAGTGCACCCCTTCACCTCTGCAGCACAGCCCAGACATTTCA GTGTGCTGAGCTGCTGGTTATGGGTGGGGCAGAGGTCAATGTGTTGACCAGTGAAACAAAGCTAACGCCCCTCCATGTGGTGGCTCGTCGGGGTCTGGAGGAGCATGTGAAGCTCTTTCTGTCCCATGGAGCTGACGTGTCAGCCAGGAACCGTGAGGGGGAGACCCCCCTGAATGCAGCCTGTGGTGGGGCTGAGAGGCCTGCCGAGGCTGGGCGGTACCTCCGCGTGGTCCAGATGCTACTGGGAGCTGGGGCTGACCCCTGCACTGCAGGCAGGAAACACCACACACCTCTACACAACGCCTGTAGTAACTGCAGCCCACGCATTGTAGAAATTTTACTACAACATGGAGCCAAAGCAGATGTGCAGAACTGTGCAGGATACACACCCATGGACTGTCTGTTACAG GTGGTGGAGGACTATCCAGACCAGCATCCTGAGGCTGTAGCACGCTCCCTCCTAAATCACGGTGCCAAGGCCGGTAAAAGCTTG GTAATGCTGAACTGCTATGCTGTTGTCCCTTCCTGTGAGGAATGGATGCAGTCTATCCCTCTTGAGATACATGAG acGCACCAGGGTTTCTTTGACTCTGTGAGGCAGATGACTAGCCAGCCCCGCTCCCTGCAGCACCTATGCCGCTGTGCTCTGCGCCGCCACTTAGGAAAAGGTATCGACGCAACTATCAGTAGATTGGACATCCCCAGCTCTCTGATGGAGTATCTACTACTTCGGAATGACGGGGAGATCCGGTGA
- the tmub2 gene encoding transmembrane and ubiquitin-like domain-containing protein 2: MAVCALTMDGMGGEVAAVSGVLLLVLALVLAWLSTQVEDRGDHILSTILTVGAHASLIGLGAHDSYSGGPPSADTPEQQTPPPSQENKPEEGEPGSEREDGEGTGEGTAGAGVDLLLNIQGKKPQTYQPDDDDDEDDEEEDDYEEEEKVQKLSPVVSCTSITVRLKFLNDTEEVAVLSPQDTVGLLKSKYFSGRERQIKLIYQGQLLQDPKRTLLSLNISHNSVIHCHVSQVLREASPEEAARSGASGGIRAAGLALSTSSLVVPVFVVMLAVVWYFRINYRQFFTAPATISLVGVTVFFSFLIFGMHSR, translated from the exons ATGGCGGTGTGTGCACTGACAATGGATGGGATGGGAGGCGAGGTGGCTGCAGTAAGCGGTGTGTTACTCCTGGTCTTGGCCTTGGTCCTGGCTTGGCTCTCCACGCAAGTGGAAGATCGGGGAGACCACATCCTGAGCACCATACTTACAGTCGGGGCCCACGCCTCTCTAATCGGGCTGGGGGCCCATGACAGTTACAGTGGAGGGCCACCCAGTGCAGACACCCCAGAGCAGCAAACACCTCCACCCTCCCAGGAGAACAAGCCAGAGGAGGGGGAGCCTGGGTCTGAGAGGGAAGATGGtgagggaacaggagaggggaCTGCAGGGGCTGGAGTGGACCTGCTGTTGAATATCCAGGGGAAGAAACCTCAGACATACCagcctgatgatgatgatgatgaagatgatgaggaagaggatgacTATGAGGAAGAAGAGAAGGTTCAGAAGCTGAGCCCAGTGGTCTCCTGCACCAGCATCACGGTTCGTTTGAAGTTCCTGAATGACACAGAAGAGGTGGCAGTCCTGAGTCCCCAGGATACAGTGGGTCTACTGAAGAG tAAGTACTTCTCGGGGCGGGAGCGTCAGATCAAGTTGATCTACCAGGGCCAGCTGCTTCAGGATCCCAAACGGACTCTGCTCTCCCTCAACATCTCTCACAACAGTGTGATCCACTGCCACGTGTCCCAGGTGCTGCGGGAGGCCAGCCCAGAGGAGGCAGCTCGCTCTGGGGCTAGTGGGGGAATCAGGGCTGCAGGCCTGGCTCTGAGCACCAGCAGCCTGGTGGTGCCTGTGTTTGTGGTGATGTTAGCCGTGGTCTGGTACTTCCGCATCAACTACCGTCAGTTCTTCACCGCCCCTGCTACCATCTCCCTGGTGGGAGTCACTGTGTTCTTCAGCTTCCTCATCTTTGGAATGCACAGCCGGTGA